A single region of the Chryseobacterium culicis genome encodes:
- a CDS encoding urea transporter, with protein MDEFFKKLPFIDNVLKGIGQIMLQENRWTGLLFLIGIFMGSWQCGVAVLLSTAAGTFTAMKLSYAKSEINAGLYGFSAALVGVALSFLFQTTFLIWILIVLGGALAAVIQHFFIQKKIPVFTFPFIIITWVLVFTLHHFTHIPPSAMLSSEVIPTEYDDFLACTNGFGEVIFQGGILSGMIFFLAVFISSPIAALYGLAASILGAGLSQLNGEPIKEIHMGLFGFNAVLSAIVFSGVKKTDGLWVLIAVLLTIAIDDLLIDNHCLDRVGGVFTFPFVAGTWITLLIQKVFIKAKK; from the coding sequence ATGGACGAATTTTTCAAAAAACTACCCTTTATCGATAATGTTTTAAAAGGAATCGGGCAGATTATGCTCCAGGAAAACCGATGGACAGGCCTTTTGTTTCTTATAGGAATTTTTATGGGAAGCTGGCAGTGTGGAGTTGCAGTACTACTTTCCACAGCGGCCGGAACTTTTACGGCGATGAAACTTAGCTATGCCAAATCTGAAATCAATGCAGGGCTTTACGGCTTCAGTGCAGCCCTTGTGGGAGTAGCATTGTCCTTTTTGTTTCAGACAACATTCTTAATCTGGATTCTTATCGTATTGGGAGGTGCATTGGCGGCTGTTATTCAGCATTTCTTTATCCAAAAGAAAATTCCGGTATTTACTTTTCCATTTATCATTATCACATGGGTATTGGTATTCACGCTGCATCATTTTACTCATATTCCGCCTTCTGCGATGTTAAGCAGTGAAGTTATTCCTACAGAATATGATGATTTTCTTGCTTGTACCAATGGTTTTGGAGAAGTAATATTTCAGGGAGGAATACTTTCAGGAATGATTTTCTTCCTGGCTGTTTTCATAAGTTCTCCGATAGCGGCTTTATATGGATTGGCAGCTTCTATACTGGGAGCAGGATTATCTCAGTTGAATGGAGAACCTATCAAAGAAATTCACATGGGATTATTTGGATTTAATGCCGTGCTTTCCGCAATTGTTTTCTCCGGAGTAAAGAAAACAGATGGTCTGTGGGTACTGATTGCCGTTCTTTTAACCATTGCTATTGATGATCTTTTAATTGATAATCACTGTCTGGATAGAGTGGGTGGTGTATTTACATTCCCATTTGTAGCCGGAACCTGGATTACGCTTTTAATTCAGAAAGTATTTATTAAAGCAAAAAAATAA
- a CDS encoding urease accessory protein UreD produces MDSRLKIIAGFKGGESYVKDLYVSLPFRVVSVGQRKSDKKLYQMVMSSSPGILDGDHYHLDVAIEKGAALQLQSQSYQRLFNMKDEARQELNVSMEDETSFAYVPHPIVPHEDSNFKSKANIHMGKNSQIIISEIITCGRKHYGEVFKLKRFQNVMEIYHNNKLVVKDNVLIQPDMIPINSIGNLEQYTHQGTLIFYSTKENVDKTGLIEEIVEAATQHHEEMEVGVSAMEDNGFVVRALGHGGELMYNFFLHIQEILWSLE; encoded by the coding sequence ATGGATAGTCGTTTAAAAATTATTGCAGGATTCAAGGGAGGAGAATCCTATGTGAAAGACCTTTATGTCTCACTTCCTTTCAGAGTAGTTTCTGTAGGACAGCGAAAAAGTGACAAAAAGCTCTATCAGATGGTGATGAGCTCCTCTCCGGGAATTCTGGATGGAGATCATTACCATTTAGACGTTGCCATTGAAAAAGGAGCTGCCCTTCAGTTACAGTCACAATCCTATCAAAGGCTTTTCAATATGAAGGATGAAGCGCGTCAGGAACTGAATGTTTCAATGGAAGATGAAACTTCTTTTGCTTATGTTCCGCATCCTATCGTTCCGCATGAGGATTCCAACTTTAAAAGTAAAGCGAATATTCATATGGGGAAAAACAGTCAGATCATCATCAGTGAGATCATTACCTGTGGAAGGAAACATTATGGAGAAGTTTTTAAACTGAAGCGTTTTCAGAATGTGATGGAAATCTACCACAACAATAAACTGGTAGTGAAAGATAATGTCCTGATCCAGCCTGATATGATCCCCATCAACAGCATCGGAAATCTGGAACAATATACCCACCAAGGAACCCTTATTTTTTACAGTACGAAAGAAAATGTAGATAAAACCGGATTGATTGAGGAGATTGTTGAAGCCGCAACACAACATCATGAAGAAATGGAAGTGGGTGTTTCCGCTATGGAAGATAATGGTTTTGTAGTAAGAGCTTTGGGACATGGCGGAGAACTGATGTACAACTTTTTCCTTCATATTCAGGAAATCCTTTGGTCGTTGGAGTAA
- the ureG gene encoding urease accessory protein UreG, which yields MENRKYIKVGVAGPVGSGKTALLERLSRKLFGKYDLGVITNDIYTKEDAEFMAKNSLLPHDRIIGVETGGCPHTAIREDASMNLEAVDELAARFPEIELVLIESGGDNLSATFSPDLADVTIFIIDVAEGEKIPRKGGPGITRSDLLIINKIDLAPYVGASLEVMENDARRMRKGNPFVFTNLKTDEGLDKVIGWIKKYALLEEVEEPNLVR from the coding sequence ATGGAAAATAGAAAATACATAAAAGTAGGAGTTGCAGGACCTGTAGGTTCAGGAAAAACTGCACTATTAGAACGTTTAAGCAGAAAATTATTTGGTAAGTATGACCTTGGAGTAATTACCAATGATATTTATACCAAAGAAGACGCTGAATTTATGGCGAAAAACAGTCTTCTTCCCCACGACAGAATTATTGGAGTAGAAACAGGAGGCTGCCCCCACACTGCTATCCGTGAAGATGCAAGTATGAACCTTGAAGCAGTAGATGAACTGGCAGCACGTTTCCCGGAAATTGAACTCGTTTTAATTGAAAGCGGAGGTGACAATCTTTCAGCGACATTCAGCCCGGACCTTGCTGACGTTACCATCTTTATTATCGATGTAGCGGAAGGAGAGAAAATTCCTAGAAAAGGAGGACCTGGTATCACAAGATCAGACCTTTTGATTATCAATAAAATAGACCTTGCGCCTTACGTAGGAGCCAGCCTTGAAGTGATGGAAAATGATGCCAGAAGAATGCGAAAAGGAAATCCTTTTGTATTCACCAATCTTAAAACAGATGAAGGATTGGATAAAGTAATCGGTTGGATCAAAAAATATGCTCTTTTAGAAGAAGTTGAAGAACCGAACTTAGTAAGATAA
- a CDS encoding urease accessory protein UreF: MNNINFLSGLLHLADPTLPIGGYTHSNGLETYVQERIVHNADTAKEFVQNMLQYNLKFNDGAFVKLAYKAAEKGDLETLILLDNECNAIKCPKEIRQASQKLGLRLIKIFKRRESFPFMEAFEKAVQNKEANSHYCIVFGVYAYLMKIPLYEALLGFYYTSVAGMITNAVKLVPLGQLDGQDILFSLYPVMEKTVWETMELDRDMVGLCNTAFDIRCMQHERLYSRLYMS; encoded by the coding sequence ATGAATAACATAAACTTCCTGTCGGGACTGCTTCATCTTGCAGATCCTACACTTCCCATCGGAGGATATACCCATTCCAACGGACTTGAAACGTATGTTCAGGAAAGAATTGTACATAATGCAGATACGGCAAAAGAGTTTGTGCAGAATATGCTTCAGTACAATCTTAAATTCAATGACGGAGCTTTTGTAAAACTGGCCTATAAAGCTGCAGAAAAAGGAGATTTAGAAACATTGATACTTCTCGATAATGAATGCAATGCCATAAAATGCCCGAAAGAAATTCGCCAGGCCAGTCAGAAATTAGGGCTCAGACTGATCAAGATTTTCAAAAGACGGGAAAGTTTCCCTTTTATGGAGGCTTTTGAAAAAGCAGTTCAGAATAAAGAAGCCAATTCTCATTACTGTATTGTATTTGGAGTGTATGCTTATTTAATGAAGATTCCTTTGTATGAAGCTCTTTTGGGATTCTATTACACCTCTGTTGCAGGAATGATCACCAATGCGGTAAAGCTTGTTCCTCTCGGACAGCTGGATGGACAAGATATTTTATTCTCACTATATCCCGTAATGGAAAAAACAGTATGGGAAACAATGGAGCTGGACAGGGATATGGTGGGACTTTGCAACACCGCCTTTGATATCAGGTGTATGCAGCATGAAAGACTGTATTCAAGACTTTATATGTCCTAA
- the ureE gene encoding urease accessory protein UreE: MIINQIIGNLSENSSDKTIDYLDLEWFETTKRIQRKKTRKGTDIAIKFLREGQRLREGDILFEDAEKIIAINVLETEAIVMSPASLLEMGTVCYEIGNKHIPLFIQNDKVLLPFEMPMFRWLEASGFRPEKQSAKLLNLLKSNVEPHGHGSLGSTIFTKILKMAAPKDE; this comes from the coding sequence ATGATAATTAATCAAATCATAGGCAATCTCTCTGAAAATTCTTCAGATAAAACCATAGACTATCTCGATTTGGAATGGTTTGAAACCACCAAAAGAATTCAGCGTAAAAAAACCAGAAAAGGAACTGACATTGCGATCAAGTTTCTAAGAGAGGGACAGCGTTTGCGTGAAGGAGATATTCTTTTTGAGGATGCAGAAAAAATAATAGCAATCAATGTTCTGGAAACAGAAGCGATTGTGATGTCACCCGCTTCACTGTTGGAAATGGGTACTGTGTGCTATGAGATCGGAAACAAACATATTCCGCTTTTCATTCAGAATGATAAAGTATTGCTCCCTTTTGAAATGCCCATGTTCAGATGGTTGGAAGCAAGTGGTTTCAGACCGGAAAAGCAATCTGCGAAACTGTTGAATCTTCTTAAATCGAACGTAGAACCTCATGGACACGGAAGTCTGGGTTCAACAATCTTCACAAAAATCCTAAAAATGGCCGCCCCAAAAGATGAATAA
- the ureC gene encoding urease subunit alpha produces the protein MSLQVDRKQYANILGPTAGDKIRLGDTEIIIEIEKDFTHYGDEAVFGGGKTVRDGMGQNVTAKRDEGVLDLCITGAVIIDHWGIVKGDIGIKDGKIVGIGKAGNPDTMDGVTPNMIIGASTEVHGGKGYIVTAGGIDTHIHYICPQQIETSLYSGITTMIGGGTGPNDGTNATTVTPGRFNMQKMLEAAEEYPMNLGFFGKGNCSAEEPIEEQVEAGALGVKIHEDWGATPATIDAALKVADKYDVQVAIHTDTLNEGGFLEDTMRAINGRVIHTFHTEGAGGGHAPDIIKAAMYPNVLPASTNPTRPYTVNTIDEHLDMLMVCHHLSKNIPEDVAFADSRIRPETIAAEDILHDMGVFSIMSSDSQAMGRPGEVITRTWQTASKMKEQRGALEEDQNTENDNYRAKRYVAKYTINPAIAHGISEYVGSIEEGKLADLVIWKPALFGAKPEMIVKGGFVIAAKMGDPNASIPTPQPIIYRNMFGAHGKAKFGTCANFVSQISIDNGTIASYKLEKMILPVKNCRNISKKDLIHNDKTPLIEVNPENYKVTVDGEYITCEPAETLPLTQLYFLF, from the coding sequence ATGAGCTTACAGGTAGACAGAAAACAATACGCCAATATATTAGGTCCTACAGCCGGAGACAAAATTAGACTGGGAGATACTGAAATTATTATTGAAATTGAAAAAGATTTCACGCACTACGGAGACGAAGCCGTTTTCGGAGGAGGAAAAACAGTCCGCGACGGAATGGGACAGAATGTTACTGCTAAAAGAGATGAAGGTGTTTTGGATCTTTGTATCACAGGAGCCGTAATTATTGACCACTGGGGAATTGTAAAAGGAGATATCGGAATCAAAGACGGAAAAATTGTAGGAATCGGAAAAGCAGGTAACCCCGATACAATGGACGGAGTGACTCCCAATATGATTATTGGAGCTTCCACGGAAGTTCATGGTGGAAAAGGGTATATCGTAACAGCAGGAGGAATTGACACCCACATTCACTACATCTGCCCTCAGCAGATTGAAACTTCTTTATATAGTGGAATCACAACAATGATTGGCGGAGGTACAGGTCCAAATGATGGAACGAATGCTACAACCGTTACTCCGGGAAGATTCAATATGCAGAAAATGCTTGAAGCCGCTGAAGAATATCCTATGAACCTTGGATTTTTCGGGAAAGGGAACTGTTCGGCAGAGGAACCTATTGAAGAGCAGGTAGAAGCAGGTGCTTTAGGAGTAAAAATCCACGAAGACTGGGGAGCAACTCCTGCAACCATTGATGCAGCATTGAAAGTAGCGGATAAATATGACGTTCAGGTGGCCATCCACACCGATACTCTGAATGAAGGAGGATTTCTTGAAGATACCATGAGAGCAATCAACGGAAGGGTAATTCACACTTTCCACACTGAAGGAGCAGGTGGAGGTCACGCTCCGGATATTATTAAAGCTGCCATGTATCCAAACGTATTGCCGGCTTCTACAAACCCTACACGTCCTTACACAGTTAATACCATTGATGAGCATTTGGATATGCTGATGGTATGCCACCATTTGAGTAAAAATATTCCTGAAGATGTGGCGTTTGCAGACTCTCGTATCCGTCCTGAAACCATTGCCGCAGAAGATATTCTTCATGATATGGGTGTTTTCAGCATCATGAGTTCGGATTCCCAGGCGATGGGAAGACCCGGAGAAGTGATTACAAGAACCTGGCAGACGGCAAGTAAAATGAAGGAGCAGAGAGGTGCTCTGGAAGAAGACCAAAATACAGAGAATGACAATTACCGTGCTAAAAGATATGTAGCTAAATATACCATCAACCCAGCTATTGCACACGGTATTTCAGAATATGTAGGATCAATTGAAGAAGGGAAATTGGCAGATTTGGTCATCTGGAAACCTGCATTATTTGGAGCAAAGCCGGAAATGATTGTAAAAGGCGGATTTGTAATTGCTGCTAAAATGGGAGATCCGAATGCATCCATTCCTACGCCTCAGCCTATTATTTACAGAAATATGTTTGGAGCTCATGGAAAAGCTAAGTTTGGGACTTGTGCCAATTTTGTTTCTCAGATCTCTATCGACAACGGAACTATTGCTTCTTACAAATTGGAGAAAATGATTCTTCCGGTGAAAAACTGTAGAAATATTTCCAAAAAAGACCTTATCCATAACGATAAGACTCCTCTGATTGAAGTGAATCCTGAAAACTACAAAGTGACGGTAGATGGTGAATACATCACTTGTGAACCGGCAGAAACACTTCCTTTAACACAGCTGTATTTCTTGTTCTAA
- the ureB gene encoding urease subunit beta, producing the protein MIPGEIFVKEGTIICNEGRETVKIKVTNTGDRPIQVGSHFHFFEVNKAMSFDREKAFGKRLNIVASTAVRFEPGEEKEVELVEIGGIKKAMGFNNLVDGQVDSEEQKKASLAKVEELNFKNH; encoded by the coding sequence ATGATACCAGGAGAAATTTTTGTAAAAGAAGGTACAATTATCTGTAATGAAGGCAGAGAAACTGTAAAAATAAAAGTAACAAATACAGGAGACCGCCCTATTCAGGTAGGTTCACACTTCCATTTTTTCGAAGTTAATAAAGCCATGAGTTTTGACCGTGAAAAAGCTTTCGGAAAGAGACTGAATATTGTAGCAAGCACTGCCGTTCGATTTGAGCCGGGAGAAGAAAAAGAGGTGGAATTGGTCGAAATAGGAGGAATTAAAAAAGCAATGGGTTTCAACAATCTTGTCGATGGACAGGTGGATTCTGAAGAACAGAAAAAAGCAAGCCTTGCAAAAGTTGAAGAGTTAAACTTTAAAAATCACTAA
- the ureA gene encoding urease subunit gamma: protein MHLTPRETEKLMLFLAGELALKRKARGLKLNYPESIALISHFLLEGARDGKKVAELMQEGAHLLTKEDVMPGVAEMIHDVQIEATFPDGTKLVTVHNPIR from the coding sequence ATGCACTTAACACCGAGAGAAACGGAGAAGCTTATGCTATTTCTGGCAGGCGAGCTCGCTCTAAAAAGAAAGGCAAGAGGCCTTAAATTAAACTATCCGGAATCCATAGCACTCATCAGCCATTTTTTGCTTGAAGGAGCAAGAGATGGAAAAAAAGTAGCCGAATTGATGCAGGAAGGCGCTCATCTTCTTACTAAAGAGGATGTAATGCCTGGCGTGGCAGAAATGATCCACGATGTTCAGATTGAAGCCACTTTCCCGGATGGGACTAAACTTGTAACCGTACACAATCCAATCCGTTAA
- the pruA gene encoding L-glutamate gamma-semialdehyde dehydrogenase, which translates to MSKAISQVPLAVNEPVNSYEPGSPEVKSLIDTYKKMWAEKVEIPMIINGKEVKTDTKVQLQSPQDHAHDFGFYYQGGMQHVDDAINAALAAKKEWNELGWEQRAAIFLKAADLLAGPYRDVINAATMIGQSKNVHQAEIDAACEFIDFLRFNVEFMTEMYSEQPVSDNGIWNRVEYRPLEGFCFAVTPFNFTAISGNLPTCMAMLGNVVVWKPSDKQVYSAKVIMDVLTEAGLPAGVINMIFTDGKETAEKVLAHRDFAGLHFTGSTKVFQGMWKMIGDNIHNYRTYPRIVGETGGKDFVIAHPSANVEAVATALVRGAFEYQGQKCSAASRAYVPKSLWADVKKVMETQMNSIKVGSPEDTSNFVNAVIDKNSFEKCKGYIDRANASGEAAVAIGGKVDDSKGWFVHPTVIETTNPHYESMVEEIFGPILSIYVYEDQDWKETLKLVDSTSPYSLTGSVFSQDRYAINEAFKALENASGNFYINDKPTGAVVGQQPFGGGRASGTNDKAGSKMNLLRWTSVRSVKETFVSPKNYKYPYLG; encoded by the coding sequence ATGTCAAAAGCAATTTCGCAAGTACCATTAGCGGTAAACGAGCCGGTAAATTCTTATGAACCGGGATCTCCGGAAGTTAAAAGCCTTATCGACACTTATAAAAAAATGTGGGCTGAAAAGGTAGAAATCCCAATGATCATCAACGGAAAAGAAGTAAAAACGGATACAAAAGTACAGCTTCAGTCTCCACAGGATCATGCTCATGATTTTGGATTCTACTATCAGGGTGGTATGCAGCATGTGGATGACGCTATCAACGCGGCATTGGCAGCTAAAAAAGAATGGAATGAACTAGGCTGGGAACAGCGTGCAGCAATTTTCTTAAAGGCAGCTGATCTTTTGGCTGGTCCTTACAGAGATGTGATCAACGCTGCAACAATGATCGGACAGTCTAAAAACGTACACCAGGCTGAAATTGATGCAGCTTGTGAGTTCATCGACTTCTTAAGATTCAACGTTGAGTTCATGACAGAAATGTATTCTGAGCAGCCGGTTTCTGACAATGGAATCTGGAACCGCGTTGAATACAGACCATTAGAAGGATTCTGTTTTGCCGTAACTCCGTTCAACTTTACAGCAATTTCCGGAAACCTTCCGACTTGTATGGCAATGTTAGGAAATGTAGTGGTTTGGAAACCTTCTGACAAGCAGGTATATTCTGCAAAAGTAATCATGGATGTATTAACAGAAGCGGGTCTTCCTGCCGGGGTTATCAACATGATCTTTACGGATGGAAAAGAAACTGCTGAGAAAGTATTGGCTCACCGTGATTTTGCAGGTCTTCACTTCACAGGTTCTACAAAAGTATTCCAGGGAATGTGGAAAATGATCGGAGACAATATCCACAACTACAGAACATATCCAAGAATCGTTGGAGAAACTGGTGGTAAAGATTTTGTAATCGCTCACCCGTCTGCTAACGTAGAAGCTGTAGCAACTGCATTGGTAAGAGGTGCTTTCGAATATCAGGGACAAAAATGTTCTGCTGCTTCAAGAGCGTATGTACCTAAGTCTCTTTGGGCTGATGTGAAAAAAGTAATGGAAACTCAGATGAACTCTATTAAAGTAGGTTCTCCAGAAGATACTTCAAACTTCGTAAACGCTGTAATTGATAAAAATTCTTTCGAAAAATGTAAAGGATACATCGACAGAGCAAATGCTTCCGGTGAAGCTGCTGTAGCAATCGGTGGAAAAGTTGACGATTCTAAAGGATGGTTTGTACACCCAACAGTAATCGAAACTACAAATCCTCACTACGAAAGTATGGTAGAAGAGATCTTTGGCCCAATCTTATCGATCTACGTATATGAAGATCAGGACTGGAAAGAAACACTAAAACTTGTAGATTCTACTTCTCCTTATTCATTGACTGGTTCTGTATTCTCACAAGACCGTTACGCAATTAATGAAGCTTTTAAAGCTTTAGAAAATGCATCCGGTAACTTCTACATCAACGATAAACCAACTGGTGCCGTAGTAGGACAACAGCCTTTCGGTGGTGGTAGAGCTTCAGGAACTAATGATAAAGCAGGTTCTAAAATGAATCTTCTAAGATGGACCTCTGTAAGAAGCGTAAAAGAAACGTTTGTTTCTCCAAAAAACTACAAATATCCATATTTAGGGTAG
- a CDS encoding cytochrome C551 has product MKKLLLTAVGIGIFAVSCGTKESTMSTSSRDSATVGNTQKSIPPTTTDTMTTKMTNPDSIKIKKDSMATSPVK; this is encoded by the coding sequence ATGAAAAAGTTATTGTTAACAGCCGTTGGAATAGGAATATTTGCAGTGAGCTGTGGAACCAAAGAATCGACAATGTCAACCAGTAGCCGGGATTCAGCAACAGTAGGTAATACGCAGAAAAGTATACCTCCTACAACGACTGATACCATGACTACAAAAATGACGAATCCTGACAGTATCAAGATAAAAAAGGATTCTATGGCAACGTCTCCTGTCAAATAG
- a CDS encoding AraC family transcriptional regulator, which produces MPKSLLKFLFLLATAVPIFAQKKNNFDLICEKTSSVTAYKDLPKAIKTADSLYMRAQTSSEKIKCLVLSSELYHHAGELKKAICFSENAHSVINQMNDPEWMAVVTRLLARQYRQVGLYERSKKYIIKGLEASGRITDFQKSNEAAGLLNQEMAFYEMELGNYPNAIRHIESSLKYFEKINSYNESRTAAASYQLLGEVYFKLNDYSVSEDYYRKAEGLLKNGSCTMGLVYNGLGGIRLKQKNWKDAELYLKKAEKIADTSRSLKLKKAVYSNINDYYEGIGDNFKASLYAVKYIRAYDSIAARNQSFAAKGGEMLKGKNSKKGGQMNLVKNAAIIILFTSLVVLLVVFRAKQKKQRSKFRNIIRAQLNMISNRTQYSLQQSDGAEFSNISVEEIDEKDSEADRRRNDSLMTSETESKLLELLEDFEKGDLYNNKGMSLSFLAGELNTNTKYLSYVINQHKSADFKTYVNRLRINYIVDKLINDEKYRQYKISILADECGFSSHSKFAAVFKAVTDYSPSAYIKYLDTENQSDKNVHFPEND; this is translated from the coding sequence ATGCCTAAAAGTCTTCTGAAATTTTTGTTTTTGCTGGCAACAGCAGTCCCCATATTCGCTCAGAAAAAAAATAACTTTGACCTTATCTGTGAGAAGACTTCTTCTGTTACAGCCTATAAGGATTTACCCAAAGCCATCAAAACCGCAGATTCTCTCTATATGAGGGCACAAACATCTTCAGAGAAGATCAAATGTCTTGTTCTTTCTTCTGAGCTATATCATCATGCAGGAGAACTTAAAAAAGCAATCTGTTTCAGTGAAAATGCCCATTCGGTAATCAATCAGATGAATGATCCGGAATGGATGGCCGTGGTGACCAGATTACTTGCGAGGCAATATAGACAGGTAGGGTTATACGAAAGATCCAAAAAATATATTATAAAAGGGCTGGAGGCTTCCGGACGGATTACCGATTTTCAAAAAAGTAATGAAGCCGCAGGGCTCCTGAATCAGGAAATGGCTTTCTACGAGATGGAACTGGGGAATTATCCCAATGCGATACGGCATATTGAATCCTCTCTGAAATATTTTGAAAAAATAAACAGCTATAACGAAAGCAGAACGGCAGCAGCTTCATATCAGCTGTTGGGAGAGGTCTATTTCAAACTTAATGATTATTCTGTTTCCGAAGATTACTATCGAAAAGCGGAAGGACTCCTTAAAAATGGCAGCTGTACAATGGGGCTGGTTTATAACGGGCTCGGAGGTATCCGCCTGAAGCAGAAAAACTGGAAGGATGCTGAGCTGTATCTTAAAAAAGCAGAAAAAATTGCAGACACATCCCGAAGTCTTAAACTTAAAAAAGCCGTTTATTCCAATATTAATGATTACTATGAAGGAATTGGAGACAATTTTAAAGCTTCATTATATGCTGTGAAATATATACGTGCTTATGACAGCATTGCAGCCCGTAATCAAAGTTTTGCTGCAAAAGGGGGAGAGATGCTGAAAGGAAAAAACAGTAAAAAAGGAGGGCAGATGAATCTGGTAAAAAATGCGGCCATTATCATTCTGTTTACTTCGCTTGTTGTTTTACTTGTTGTATTCAGGGCAAAGCAGAAAAAACAGCGTTCAAAGTTCAGAAATATTATAAGAGCTCAGTTAAATATGATCAGTAACAGAACTCAGTATTCTTTACAACAATCCGATGGTGCTGAGTTTTCCAATATATCTGTGGAAGAAATTGATGAAAAAGACTCTGAAGCAGACCGCAGACGGAATGATTCCCTGATGACTTCCGAAACTGAATCAAAGTTGCTTGAACTTCTTGAAGATTTTGAAAAAGGTGATCTTTATAACAACAAAGGAATGTCCCTTTCTTTTCTTGCCGGTGAATTGAATACCAATACAAAATATCTGTCTTATGTTATCAATCAGCATAAAAGTGCGGACTTTAAAACGTATGTCAATCGTCTAAGAATCAATTATATTGTAGACAAATTAATCAATGATGAAAAGTACCGTCAATATAAAATAAGTATTCTTGCCGATGAGTGCGGATTCTCTTCACACAGTAAATTTGCTGCTGTCTTTAAAGCGGTTACAGACTATTCTCCATCAGCCTATATCAAATATCTGGATACTGAAAATCAATCAGACAAAAATGTCCATTTTCCCGAAAATGATTAA
- a CDS encoding thioredoxin family protein, with the protein MKKIAILSSIFIGALAWAQGIKFEDSNFASILAKAKKEKKLVFIDAYASWCGPCKLMVKNIFPLQSVGDYYNSHFINAKIDMEKGEGIELAKKYNVKAFPTYLFIDGNGEAVHRTLGYVEEKDFIQFAKDAEDPNKRLTSLKQQFEKGEKNPEFLKNLAGLTLYNDAEFAGKVINRYFQQKPNLDQEDIQMLLSGVQTTDSPLYKIFQDKKAEIIKFFPEDKYEKFDKNIKLNTVSKKAYNPDTKKWDDNYFMAETQKFLSKEEADKILKRMKANRALKNKDIPEYEKLILDLYKDYSAAGSEELNSLAWNFFENVSNKTSLEKAITWAQESVKKNQNFANTDTLANLYNKVGDKKNAKMWAEKSIELAKTTGQDSSDTEKLLKSL; encoded by the coding sequence ATGAAAAAAATAGCCATACTTTCCTCAATCTTTATAGGAGCCCTTGCATGGGCGCAGGGAATTAAATTTGAAGACAGCAATTTTGCTTCTATCCTTGCCAAAGCAAAAAAAGAAAAAAAACTGGTCTTTATTGATGCATATGCCTCATGGTGTGGACCTTGTAAGCTGATGGTGAAAAATATTTTCCCGCTTCAGTCTGTAGGTGATTATTACAATTCTCACTTTATCAATGCTAAAATTGACATGGAAAAAGGAGAAGGAATTGAGCTTGCCAAAAAATATAACGTAAAAGCATTCCCTACCTATCTGTTTATTGACGGAAACGGTGAAGCAGTACACAGAACGTTAGGATATGTAGAAGAAAAAGACTTTATCCAGTTTGCCAAAGATGCTGAAGATCCGAATAAAAGACTTACTTCTCTGAAGCAGCAATTTGAAAAAGGAGAGAAAAACCCTGAGTTTTTAAAGAATCTTGCCGGACTTACCTTATATAACGATGCTGAGTTTGCCGGAAAAGTAATTAACCGTTACTTCCAACAGAAACCCAATTTAGATCAGGAAGATATCCAGATGCTTCTTTCAGGAGTTCAGACAACAGATAGTCCTTTGTACAAGATTTTCCAGGATAAAAAAGCAGAGATCATTAAATTCTTCCCTGAAGATAAATACGAAAAGTTTGATAAAAACATCAAGCTGAACACCGTTTCTAAAAAAGCTTATAACCCGGATACAAAAAAATGGGATGACAACTATTTCATGGCTGAAACCCAGAAATTCCTGAGCAAAGAAGAGGCTGACAAGATTTTAAAAAGAATGAAAGCCAACAGAGCTTTAAAGAACAAAGATATTCCTGAGTATGAAAAATTAATCCTTGACCTTTACAAAGATTATTCTGCAGCAGGTTCTGAAGAACTGAATTCTCTTGCATGGAACTTCTTTGAAAATGTAAGCAATAAGACCTCCCTGGAAAAAGCAATTACATGGGCACAAGAATCTGTAAAGAAAAACCAGAACTTTGCCAATACAGATACGCTAGCCAATCTTTACAATAAAGTAGGAGATAAGAAAAATGCAAAAATGTGGGCTGAAAAATCTATTGAACTGGCAAAAACTACCGGACAGGATTCTTCTGACACAGAAAAGTTATTAAAAAGCCTTTAA